In Janibacter sp. CX7, a single genomic region encodes these proteins:
- a CDS encoding CoA pyrophosphatase, translating into MTADPTPAPPTWLLEAEAALRADLPSWFTDFAPPPDPQRRSAVLMLVSPGESGHDIVLTERSGHLRSHAGQVSFPGGKLDPGETPVDAALRETWEEVGADPAGIEIIGSFPDLWLSPSANAVTPVLGWSPEPGPLRVVDPGEVARVERIPVADLVDPANRFMVKGPSGYVGPAFEVAGLFVWGFTAQLVSVLLDAADLTEPWDEGRRRRLPWRYVKPYLTQGVRRSTTR; encoded by the coding sequence ATGACGGCGGACCCGACCCCGGCGCCGCCGACCTGGCTGCTGGAGGCCGAGGCCGCCCTGCGTGCCGACCTCCCGTCGTGGTTCACCGACTTCGCCCCGCCGCCGGACCCGCAGCGCCGCTCCGCCGTCCTCATGCTCGTCTCGCCGGGGGAGAGCGGCCACGACATCGTCCTCACCGAGCGTTCCGGCCACCTGCGCAGCCATGCCGGTCAGGTCTCCTTCCCGGGCGGCAAGCTCGACCCGGGCGAGACCCCCGTCGACGCGGCCCTGCGCGAGACGTGGGAGGAGGTCGGGGCCGATCCCGCCGGCATCGAGATCATCGGGTCCTTCCCCGACCTGTGGTTGAGCCCGAGCGCCAATGCAGTGACGCCGGTGCTCGGCTGGTCGCCGGAGCCGGGCCCCCTTCGCGTCGTCGATCCCGGCGAGGTGGCGCGCGTGGAGCGCATCCCCGTGGCGGATCTCGTCGATCCCGCCAACCGCTTCATGGTCAAGGGGCCGAGCGGTTACGTCGGGCCGGCCTTCGAGGTCGCGGGCCTCTTCGTGTGGGGCTTCACGGCCCAGCTGGTGAGTGTCCTGCTCGACGCGGCGGACCTCACCGAGCCCTGGGACGAAGGGAGGCGGCGTCGCCTCCCGTGGCGCTACGTCAAGCCCTACCTCACGCAGGGTGTGCGGCGGTCAACCACGCGCTGA
- a CDS encoding ArsA-related P-loop ATPase gives MTGPSSSPVRLHAVTGKGGTGKTTVATAMALALASRGQRVLLAEVEGRQGLSQVLDVAPLGTEERTLVTDPSGGEVVGLSVDAKTALLEYLQKFYKLGRAGSVLEKVGAVDFATTIAPGVRDVLLIGRVYEAVGRVTKGAKKRPVFDAVVLDAPPTGRIGRFLNVNSEVSEVAKVGPVRNQADSITRLLQSPTTAVHLVTLLEEMPVQETIDAIDELGGLSLRIGSVIANGVRQPLVADADASAVADRDPAVREALEAALAAVDVRTGPALLAGLLEEGADHVDRARLQAQQREVLRELPVPVRVLPHLADGVESGALRLLADHLDEQGAI, from the coding sequence GTGACCGGCCCCTCCTCCTCCCCCGTCCGCCTGCACGCCGTCACCGGCAAGGGCGGCACCGGCAAGACCACGGTCGCCACGGCCATGGCCCTGGCGCTGGCGTCCCGCGGGCAGCGGGTGCTGCTCGCCGAGGTCGAGGGCCGCCAGGGCCTCTCGCAGGTCCTCGACGTCGCCCCGCTGGGCACCGAGGAGCGCACCCTGGTGACCGACCCCTCCGGCGGCGAGGTCGTCGGGCTGTCGGTCGACGCCAAGACCGCCCTGCTCGAGTACCTGCAGAAGTTCTACAAGCTCGGCCGCGCCGGCTCCGTGCTCGAGAAGGTCGGGGCCGTGGACTTCGCGACGACGATCGCCCCCGGCGTGCGCGACGTCCTGCTCATCGGCCGCGTCTACGAGGCGGTCGGACGGGTGACGAAGGGGGCGAAGAAGCGCCCCGTCTTCGACGCCGTCGTCCTCGACGCCCCGCCGACCGGACGGATCGGTCGCTTCCTCAACGTCAACTCCGAGGTCTCGGAGGTGGCGAAGGTCGGACCCGTGCGCAACCAGGCCGACTCGATCACCCGGCTGCTCCAGAGCCCGACGACGGCCGTGCACCTCGTGACGCTCCTCGAGGAGATGCCCGTGCAGGAGACCATCGACGCCATCGACGAGCTGGGCGGGCTCTCCCTTCGCATCGGGTCCGTCATCGCCAACGGCGTGCGCCAGCCGCTCGTCGCCGACGCGGACGCCTCGGCCGTCGCCGACCGGGACCCGGCGGTGCGCGAGGCCCTCGAGGCCGCGCTCGCGGCCGTCGACGTCAGGACCGGGCCGGCGCTGCTCGCCGGGCTGCTCGAGGAGGGCGCCGACCACGTCGACCGGGCCCGGCTGCAGGCGCAGCAGCGCGAGGTGCTGCGCGAGCTCCCCGTGCCGGTGCGGGTCCTGCCGCACCTCGCCGACGGCGTGGAGTCGGGCGCCCTGCGCCTGCTCGCCGACCACCTCGACGAGCAGGGGGCGATCTGA
- a CDS encoding RidA family protein — protein MGRIDERLAELSITLTDPPAPAGAYVPAIVDGTHVLTSGQLPFVDGELPVTGHVGAEVDPEQAKAAARQCAINALAAIRAAVGDLDRIEQVVKVVGFVSSAPDFTGQPGVINGASELLGEVFGAAGEHARSAVGVAALPLGTPVEVEVTVRLRD, from the coding sequence ATGGGACGCATCGACGAGCGGCTCGCCGAGCTGTCCATCACGCTGACGGACCCGCCCGCCCCGGCCGGGGCCTACGTGCCGGCCATCGTCGACGGCACCCACGTGCTGACCTCCGGGCAGCTGCCCTTCGTCGACGGTGAGCTGCCCGTCACCGGCCACGTCGGCGCCGAGGTCGACCCCGAGCAGGCCAAGGCCGCGGCCCGGCAGTGCGCGATCAACGCGCTCGCCGCGATCCGCGCGGCCGTCGGCGACCTCGACCGGATCGAGCAGGTCGTCAAGGTCGTCGGCTTCGTCTCCAGTGCCCCCGACTTCACCGGCCAGCCGGGAGTCATCAACGGCGCGAGCGAGCTCCTCGGCGAGGTCTTCGGCGCCGCCGGTGAGCACGCCCGCTCTGCCGTCGGGGTGGCCGCGCTGCCGCTCGGGACCCCGGTCGAGGTCGAGGTGACGGTCAGGCTCCGCGACTGA
- the nth gene encoding endonuclease III has translation MYRLLHERYPYAHCELDFDTPLQLLVATVLSAQTTDVMVNKVTPTLFARWPTAADLAAADRTEMEEVLRPTGFYRAKTNSVLKLAAAIVEEHEGEVPPRLQDLVKLPGVGRKTANVVLGNAFDVPGITVDTHFGRLSRRMGWTDEEDPVKVEHAVGALIPRKEWTMLSHVVIFHGRRTCHARRPACGACPVARLCPSYGAGETDPDQAAKLLKYELAPGAAR, from the coding sequence ATGTACCGGTTGCTGCACGAGCGCTACCCCTACGCCCACTGCGAGCTCGACTTCGACACCCCGCTCCAGCTCCTCGTCGCCACGGTGCTGTCCGCGCAGACGACCGACGTCATGGTCAACAAGGTGACGCCGACCCTCTTCGCCCGGTGGCCCACGGCGGCCGACCTGGCCGCCGCCGACCGCACGGAGATGGAGGAGGTCCTGCGGCCCACCGGCTTCTACCGCGCGAAGACCAACTCCGTCCTCAAGCTGGCTGCGGCGATCGTCGAGGAGCACGAAGGGGAGGTCCCGCCCCGTCTGCAGGACCTCGTCAAGCTCCCCGGCGTCGGCCGCAAGACCGCCAACGTCGTCCTCGGCAATGCCTTCGACGTCCCGGGCATCACCGTCGACACCCACTTCGGCCGGCTCTCCCGGCGCATGGGCTGGACCGACGAGGAGGACCCGGTCAAGGTCGAGCACGCCGTCGGTGCGCTCATCCCGCGCAAGGAGTGGACGATGCTCAGCCACGTGGTGATCTTCCACGGCCGGCGCACCTGCCACGCCCGCCGACCCGCGTGCGGCGCCTGCCCCGTGGCCCGGCTCTGCCCGTCCTACGGCGCGGGCGAGACGGACCCGGACCAGGCGGCGAAGCTGCTCAAGTACGAGCTCGCCCCCGGAGCCGCACGATGA
- a CDS encoding DUF4177 domain-containing protein, which translates to MTQWEYVTVPLIVHATKQILDQWGEDGWELVQVLQGDGGNLVAYLKRPKGD; encoded by the coding sequence ATGACCCAGTGGGAGTACGTCACCGTGCCGCTCATCGTCCACGCGACCAAGCAGATCCTCGACCAGTGGGGCGAGGACGGCTGGGAGCTCGTCCAGGTCCTGCAGGGCGACGGGGGCAACCTCGTGGCCTACCTCAAGCGACCCAAGGGCGACTGA
- a CDS encoding ArsA-related P-loop ATPase, which produces MATDVGLDLDAVIGDPERRIIVCCGSGGVGKTTTAAALAVRAAEQGRRVVVLTIDPARRLAQSLGLDELDNTPRPVADIDTSAGGSLDAMMLDMKRTFDEVVEAHATPDKAAQILANPFYIAVSSSFAGTQEYMAMEKLGQLRAQMADGSRDWDLVVVDTPPSRSALDFLDAPKRLGSFLDGRFIRLLTAPAKVGGRASLKVFSAGVSLASGIMTKLLGGDFLRDVQTFVAAMDTMFGGFRQRADETYALLSRPETAFVVVAAPERDAMREAGFFIERLATDRMPLAGVLVNRVHMAAAKQLGAGRAEDAAAALEEIGGHDLAVALLRVHVEVAETAARHRAMITRFRTSHPGVPTGAVPAQSLDIHDLAGLREIGAALGGR; this is translated from the coding sequence ATGGCGACCGACGTGGGACTCGACCTCGACGCCGTCATCGGCGACCCCGAGCGACGGATCATCGTCTGCTGCGGCTCCGGCGGCGTGGGCAAGACGACGACGGCGGCCGCCCTCGCGGTGCGGGCGGCCGAGCAGGGCCGGCGGGTCGTCGTGCTGACGATCGACCCCGCCCGGCGGCTCGCCCAGTCGCTCGGGCTCGACGAGCTCGACAACACCCCGCGGCCGGTCGCCGACATCGACACGAGCGCCGGTGGCTCGCTCGACGCGATGATGCTCGACATGAAGCGGACCTTCGACGAGGTCGTCGAGGCCCACGCCACCCCCGACAAGGCCGCGCAGATCCTCGCCAACCCCTTCTACATCGCCGTCTCGAGCTCCTTCGCCGGGACGCAGGAGTACATGGCGATGGAAAAGCTGGGCCAGCTGCGTGCCCAGATGGCCGACGGCTCCCGCGACTGGGACCTCGTGGTCGTCGACACCCCACCCTCGCGCTCGGCCCTCGACTTCCTCGACGCCCCGAAGCGACTCGGCTCCTTCCTCGACGGCCGCTTCATCCGGCTGCTCACCGCTCCGGCGAAGGTCGGCGGCCGCGCCTCGCTCAAGGTCTTCAGCGCGGGCGTCTCCCTCGCGAGCGGCATCATGACGAAGCTGCTCGGCGGGGACTTCCTGCGCGACGTGCAGACCTTCGTCGCCGCGATGGACACGATGTTCGGCGGGTTCCGCCAGCGCGCCGACGAGACCTATGCCCTGCTCTCGCGACCGGAGACGGCCTTCGTCGTCGTCGCGGCCCCCGAGCGGGACGCGATGCGTGAGGCGGGCTTCTTCATCGAGCGTCTGGCGACCGACCGGATGCCGCTCGCCGGCGTGCTCGTCAACCGGGTGCACATGGCGGCGGCCAAGCAGCTCGGCGCGGGCCGCGCCGAGGATGCCGCCGCGGCCCTCGAGGAGATCGGCGGGCACGACCTCGCCGTCGCCCTGCTGCGGGTGCACGTCGAGGTCGCCGAGACGGCCGCCCGCCACCGGGCGATGATCACCCGCTTCCGCACCTCGCACCCCGGGGTGCCGACCGGCGCCGTGCCCGCGCAGTCGCTCGACATCCACGATCTGGCCGGTCTGCGGGAGATCGGCGCGGCGCTGGGCGGTCGCTGA
- a CDS encoding alpha/beta fold hydrolase yields MAVTGSGPLVLFVHGYPQFWWAWRHQLPAVAAQGYRAAAVDLRGFGASDKPPAGYDLATACDDLAAIVRSLGADDAALVGLGLGGWVVWSMPTHQSGVTRAIAPFGVPHPAVFHRAMWRHPLQWRANQYLRAMQAPFASERQPLTVSRRLNAWSGSDTSWITDEVTERYTEAMSVPFAGQAAAEYHRWFYRCRLTPSGVRYLHKLQGRIDVPVLQLHGAEDHTSLPVLAAESSRFVEGPLARASVAGAGHFVPEEAPEEVTDALSAWLTAAHPA; encoded by the coding sequence GTGGCCGTCACCGGGAGCGGGCCCCTCGTCCTCTTCGTCCACGGCTACCCGCAGTTCTGGTGGGCCTGGCGCCACCAGCTGCCGGCCGTCGCCGCGCAGGGCTACCGCGCCGCCGCGGTGGACCTGCGCGGCTTCGGCGCAAGTGACAAGCCGCCCGCCGGCTACGACCTGGCGACCGCCTGCGACGACCTCGCCGCGATCGTCCGCAGCCTCGGCGCGGACGACGCGGCGCTCGTCGGTCTCGGCCTCGGCGGCTGGGTCGTGTGGAGCATGCCGACCCACCAGTCGGGCGTGACCCGGGCGATCGCTCCCTTCGGCGTCCCCCATCCCGCGGTCTTCCACCGCGCCATGTGGCGCCACCCGCTGCAGTGGCGGGCCAACCAGTACCTGCGCGCGATGCAGGCCCCCTTCGCCTCCGAGCGTCAGCCGCTCACCGTCTCCCGCCGGCTGAACGCCTGGTCCGGCAGCGACACCTCGTGGATCACCGACGAGGTCACCGAGCGCTACACCGAAGCGATGTCCGTCCCCTTCGCCGGGCAGGCCGCCGCCGAGTACCACCGCTGGTTCTACCGCTGCCGGCTCACGCCGAGCGGGGTGCGCTACCTGCACAAGCTGCAGGGCCGCATCGACGTGCCCGTGCTGCAGCTGCACGGCGCCGAGGACCACACCTCGCTGCCGGTGCTCGCCGCCGAGAGCTCTCGGTTCGTCGAGGGGCCGCTGGCCCGAGCCAGCGTGGCCGGCGCCGGGCACTTCGTGCCCGAGGAGGCTCCCGAGGAGGTCACCGACGCGCTCAGCGCGTGGTTGACCGCCGCACACCCTGCGTGA
- a CDS encoding glycerophosphodiester phosphodiesterase family protein, translated as MSYGEETEPLAIAHRGGAHLAPENTLAAFAISTALGLRYLESDVKLTADGQLVCFHDDTLDRVTTGTGRVGAHTLADLDRHVRVGGTEPIPTLEEALRSFPDACFTVDLKDRAAIAPMARLLQRRDYAERVCVAGAWDGWLHLLASQAPHVRTALGWRSLTALISASKAGLQPPAAVVRGRFAHVPVQLGRLPIHSASLVRRAHRLGVRVVVWTVDEPRLMHELLDMGVDGIITDRPDVLRTVMIQRGTWAPMRGLRASGRGDLASAASVI; from the coding sequence ATGAGCTACGGCGAGGAGACGGAGCCACTCGCGATCGCGCACCGCGGTGGGGCCCACCTGGCGCCCGAGAACACCTTGGCTGCCTTCGCCATCTCCACGGCTCTGGGCCTGCGCTACCTCGAGTCGGACGTCAAGCTCACGGCCGACGGTCAGCTCGTCTGCTTCCACGACGACACCCTCGACCGGGTCACCACGGGGACCGGGCGCGTCGGCGCCCACACCCTGGCCGACCTCGATCGTCACGTGCGTGTGGGTGGGACCGAGCCGATCCCCACCCTCGAGGAGGCGCTGCGGAGCTTCCCGGACGCCTGCTTCACCGTCGACCTCAAGGACCGGGCGGCGATCGCGCCGATGGCGCGGTTGCTCCAGCGACGTGACTACGCAGAGCGGGTGTGCGTCGCCGGCGCCTGGGACGGGTGGCTGCACCTGCTCGCCTCGCAGGCACCGCACGTGCGCACGGCACTGGGATGGCGATCGCTCACCGCCCTCATCTCCGCATCCAAGGCGGGACTGCAGCCACCGGCGGCCGTGGTGCGCGGGCGCTTCGCCCACGTCCCCGTCCAGCTGGGCCGGCTGCCGATCCACTCCGCCTCGCTCGTGCGCCGGGCTCACCGGCTGGGGGTGCGCGTCGTCGTGTGGACCGTCGACGAGCCCCGGCTGATGCACGAGCTGCTCGACATGGGGGTCGACGGGATCATCACCGACCGGCCGGATGTGCTCCGCACGGTGATGATCCAGCGCGGGACCTGGGCCCCGATGAGGGGTCTGAGGGCCTCCGGCAGAGGCGATTTGGCGTCTGCGGCATCGGTGATCTAA
- a CDS encoding MBL fold metallo-hydrolase, with protein MTLDGTNTWVLLSPGGSEAIVIDPGEDEAAHQQRVVDHVAALGARVARIVLTHGHHDHSEGAPRLARLTGAPVQAVGRGHDDLADGDVLRAGDLEVQVVATPGHTADSVSFALAADHALLTGDTVLGRGTTVVAHPDGELAAYLDSLERIKALTGDGGVAQILPGHGPTVPDASAMVDFYRTHRRERLDQVRAAVADGATDADAVVATVYADVDRSVWPAAKMSVLAQLRYLESA; from the coding sequence ATGACCCTCGACGGCACCAACACGTGGGTGCTCCTGTCGCCCGGCGGGAGCGAGGCCATCGTCATCGATCCGGGTGAGGACGAGGCTGCTCACCAGCAGCGGGTCGTCGACCACGTCGCCGCCCTCGGCGCGCGGGTCGCGCGCATCGTGCTCACCCACGGGCACCACGACCACAGCGAGGGGGCGCCTCGTCTCGCCCGTCTGACCGGTGCTCCGGTCCAGGCGGTCGGGCGCGGCCACGACGACCTCGCCGACGGAGACGTCCTGCGGGCCGGCGACCTCGAGGTGCAGGTCGTCGCCACCCCCGGGCACACGGCGGATTCGGTCTCCTTCGCGCTCGCCGCCGACCACGCCCTGCTCACCGGCGACACCGTCCTCGGGCGCGGCACGACCGTCGTCGCCCACCCCGACGGTGAGCTGGCTGCCTACCTCGACTCGCTCGAGCGGATCAAGGCGCTCACCGGCGACGGTGGCGTCGCGCAGATCCTGCCCGGCCACGGCCCGACCGTCCCCGACGCGAGCGCGATGGTCGACTTCTACCGCACGCACCGCCGCGAACGCCTCGACCAGGTGCGCGCCGCCGTCGCCGACGGCGCGACCGACGCCGACGCGGTCGTCGCGACCGTGTACGCCGACGTCGACCGCTCCGTGTGGCCGGCCGCCAAGATGTCGGTCCTCGCGCAGCTGCGCTACCTCGAGTCGGCCTGA
- a CDS encoding phage holin family protein, whose protein sequence is MSNDHARTGSTDPVTRRLVGQPAPGETERTVGQLVSDATHDISALVQSEIQLAKAEVTKGLSFGGKGAGLLAVAGFLALLGLIFLFHTLARVIAIWLPVWAGYLIITVVLFLIAAGLGFVGLKALKKAKENTVPQKAIRNAQDTVAAIKPGS, encoded by the coding sequence ATGAGCAACGATCACGCCCGCACCGGCAGCACCGACCCCGTCACCCGACGACTCGTCGGTCAGCCCGCACCCGGCGAGACCGAGCGCACCGTCGGTCAGCTCGTCTCCGACGCCACGCACGACATCTCGGCCCTCGTGCAGAGCGAGATCCAGCTGGCCAAGGCCGAGGTCACCAAGGGCCTGTCCTTCGGCGGCAAGGGCGCGGGCCTGCTCGCCGTCGCCGGCTTCCTCGCGCTGCTCGGCCTGATCTTCCTCTTCCACACGCTGGCCAGGGTCATCGCCATCTGGCTGCCCGTGTGGGCGGGCTACCTCATCATCACGGTCGTCCTCTTCCTCATCGCCGCTGGTCTGGGCTTCGTCGGCCTCAAGGCGCTGAAGAAGGCCAAGGAGAACACCGTCCCGCAGAAGGCGATCCGCAACGCCCAGGACACGGTCGCCGCGATCAAGCCGGGCAGCTGA
- a CDS encoding NUDIX hydrolase, whose product MGQRDFVLGPLRESLLGLDGSRREVTDPAPTKLASTVMLVRDDEGPLEVFMLRRVSSMAFAPSMHVFPGGGVDVRDAEDELPWAGPSVEEWAEVFGTDEASARMLVAAAVREIFEETGVLLASPASAEGDGTAAGADEAPLLDPEVAGDLRARLVAHEIGFGQVLLEHHLVLRSDLLRYRAHWITPEAEPRRYDTRFFVAAVPPGQEPDGETSEADLSEWVHPRDVLDAFEDGDLMLMPPTLVCLEQLAEVSTVSGALGQDLPIAPIMPRLVDTDAGPAMRADLP is encoded by the coding sequence ATGGGCCAGCGCGACTTCGTCCTCGGGCCGCTGCGCGAGTCCCTCCTCGGTCTCGACGGGAGCCGTCGCGAGGTGACGGATCCGGCCCCGACCAAGCTCGCGTCGACCGTCATGCTCGTGCGCGACGACGAGGGGCCGCTCGAGGTCTTCATGCTGCGCCGGGTCTCGTCGATGGCCTTCGCGCCCTCGATGCACGTCTTCCCCGGTGGGGGAGTCGACGTCCGTGACGCCGAGGACGAGCTGCCCTGGGCCGGGCCCTCCGTCGAGGAGTGGGCCGAGGTCTTCGGCACCGACGAGGCGAGCGCGCGCATGCTCGTCGCCGCGGCCGTGCGCGAGATCTTCGAGGAGACGGGCGTGCTCCTCGCCTCGCCCGCGTCCGCCGAGGGCGACGGCACCGCTGCCGGCGCGGACGAGGCGCCGCTCCTCGACCCCGAGGTCGCCGGCGACCTGCGTGCCCGGCTCGTCGCCCACGAGATCGGCTTCGGCCAGGTGCTCCTCGAGCACCACCTCGTCCTGCGCAGCGACCTGCTGCGCTACCGCGCGCACTGGATCACCCCCGAGGCCGAGCCGCGTCGCTACGACACCCGGTTCTTCGTCGCGGCCGTGCCCCCGGGGCAGGAGCCCGACGGCGAGACGAGCGAGGCCGACCTGTCCGAGTGGGTGCACCCGCGCGACGTGCTCGATGCCTTCGAGGACGGCGACCTCATGCTCATGCCGCCGACCCTCGTCTGCCTCGAGCAGCTCGCCGAGGTCTCCACCGTGAGCGGCGCCCTCGGTCAGGACCTGCCGATCGCGCCGATCATGCCCCGGCTCGTCGACACCGACGCCGGCCCGGCGATGCGGGCGGACCTGCCGTGA
- a CDS encoding Crp/Fnr family transcriptional regulator — protein sequence MNLDVVRRAPLFATLDDADAAQVMASMTPVRMERGDVLFNEGDQGDRLYVIAEGKIKLGRSSTDGRENLLAILGPSEMLGELSLFDPGPRTATATAVAETQLIGLGNEQLSQLLGAHPRIAGTLLAALARRLRRTNENLADLVFTDVPGRVAKALLELSQRFGRPVEDGVMVAHDLTQEELAQLVGASRETVNKALADFASRGWLRLEARAVLLTDVERLQRRAR from the coding sequence GTGAACCTCGATGTCGTACGCCGCGCCCCGCTCTTCGCGACCCTTGACGACGCCGATGCCGCGCAGGTGATGGCGTCCATGACGCCCGTGCGCATGGAGCGCGGCGACGTCCTCTTCAACGAAGGGGACCAGGGTGACCGGCTCTACGTGATCGCCGAGGGCAAGATCAAGCTCGGCCGCTCCTCCACCGACGGCCGCGAGAACCTGCTTGCGATCCTCGGCCCCTCCGAGATGCTCGGCGAGCTCAGCCTCTTCGACCCGGGTCCGCGCACCGCGACCGCAACCGCCGTCGCCGAGACCCAGCTCATCGGCCTGGGCAACGAGCAGCTGAGCCAGCTGCTCGGCGCGCACCCGCGCATCGCCGGCACGCTGCTCGCCGCGCTCGCGCGTCGTCTGCGCCGCACCAACGAAAACCTCGCCGACCTCGTCTTCACCGACGTGCCGGGTCGCGTCGCCAAGGCCCTGCTCGAGCTGAGCCAGCGCTTCGGCCGCCCGGTCGAGGACGGCGTCATGGTCGCCCACGACCTCACCCAGGAAGAGCTCGCCCAGCTCGTCGGCGCCTCCCGCGAGACGGTCAACAAGGCCCTCGCCGACTTCGCCTCGCGCGGTTGGCTGCGCCTCGAGGCCCGCGCGGTGCTCCTCACCGACGTCGAGCGCCTCCAGCGTCGCGCTCGCTGA